One Tessaracoccus lacteus DNA window includes the following coding sequences:
- a CDS encoding cation-translocating P-type ATPase, with protein sequence MLASVDSTTGGLAGSEVEKRLARDGRNELPTPKPVPAWRRLLSQFNDILIYILIAAAALKAYSGDWVDFAVIAVVILATGLIGFIQEGRAASALASLQTMQSLDAQVLRDGTWGVVDAATIVPGDVIRVRSGDRVPADVRLLTSSSLQVDEAALTGESVPAQKELEPVAAEAGVGDRSSMLFSSTIITAGTAEAVVVSTGGNTEIGRISALVADQDKLDTPLSRQLARLGTQLAILIGVMAVVMLAIGYFVHDFHGDELISAAIGFAVAAVPEGLPALVTITLALGVQQMARRNAITRKMAAVETLGSVTTICSDKTGTLTQNEMTARTVLTSEGRYVVEGTGYQPKGHVTDPHGQPATLPDHPDLEALVIAAGAANDARVEETDEGWRVVGQPTEGALDVLATKAGADMAHVTRLATVPFESAHKFSATLDDVASGERRIHVLGAPDRLLDRSTTQLGGGGSTETLDRGFWDAGIDELSEQGLRVLAAASRPADGVEDLALDDLDTGLTFLGLVGIVDPPRPEVTDAIALAHTAGIRVKMITGDHAGTAVAISRELGIAPAEGDVKALTGAELEAMSDDELAAQVRDVDIYARTSPEHKLRIVKALQTHDEVVAMTGDGVNDAPSITRADVGVAMGIKGTEATKEAADIVLADDNFATIERAVEEGRRIYDNIRKSVVFLLPTNGGQGLVILVAVLLGMALPLSPVQILWVNLVTALTLSLSLSSEPAEPGIMSRPPRSTQEQILSPRALAQVLWSSVAIGGATLLMFMRQNAVVDYDVAQTAAVTMLVFGQIAFLFNCRFLNTSSLTWRVLVGNRAVWFSIAGLIALQLIFIHAPFMNTWFGSSELGWAQWGPILGLSVGVFLFNELGKFIINRVGRR encoded by the coding sequence GTGCTGGCATCCGTCGATTCGACGACCGGGGGTCTTGCGGGATCCGAGGTGGAGAAGCGACTGGCGCGGGACGGCCGCAACGAGCTGCCCACGCCCAAGCCTGTCCCCGCCTGGCGTCGCCTGCTGTCGCAGTTCAACGACATCCTGATTTACATCCTGATCGCCGCTGCAGCGCTCAAGGCGTACTCGGGGGACTGGGTCGACTTCGCCGTCATCGCGGTCGTCATCCTCGCCACCGGCCTGATCGGCTTCATTCAGGAGGGCCGCGCCGCCTCCGCGCTCGCCAGCCTCCAGACCATGCAGTCGCTCGACGCGCAGGTGCTGCGCGACGGCACCTGGGGCGTCGTCGACGCGGCGACCATCGTGCCCGGCGACGTCATCCGCGTCCGCTCAGGTGACCGGGTTCCCGCCGACGTGCGCCTGCTGACCTCCTCGTCGCTGCAGGTCGACGAGGCGGCGCTGACCGGCGAGTCCGTGCCGGCGCAGAAGGAGCTCGAGCCCGTCGCGGCCGAGGCGGGCGTCGGGGACCGCTCCTCGATGCTGTTCTCCAGTACCATCATCACGGCCGGCACGGCCGAGGCCGTCGTCGTGTCGACGGGCGGCAACACCGAGATCGGCCGGATCTCAGCGCTGGTGGCGGACCAGGACAAGCTCGACACCCCGCTGTCGCGGCAGCTCGCGAGGCTCGGCACGCAGCTGGCGATCCTCATCGGCGTGATGGCGGTCGTGATGCTCGCGATCGGCTACTTCGTGCACGATTTCCACGGCGACGAGCTGATCTCTGCAGCCATCGGTTTCGCCGTCGCGGCGGTCCCTGAGGGCCTGCCTGCGCTGGTGACCATCACGCTGGCGCTCGGTGTGCAGCAGATGGCCCGCCGCAACGCCATCACCCGCAAGATGGCCGCCGTCGAGACTCTCGGCTCCGTCACGACGATCTGCTCCGACAAGACCGGCACGCTGACCCAGAACGAGATGACCGCCCGCACGGTGCTGACCTCCGAGGGTCGATACGTCGTCGAGGGCACGGGCTACCAGCCGAAGGGCCACGTCACCGACCCGCACGGGCAGCCCGCGACCCTCCCCGACCACCCGGACCTGGAGGCGCTTGTCATCGCCGCGGGAGCGGCCAACGACGCCCGTGTCGAGGAGACCGACGAGGGCTGGCGGGTCGTCGGGCAGCCCACCGAGGGCGCGCTCGATGTGCTCGCCACCAAGGCGGGCGCCGACATGGCCCACGTCACGCGGCTCGCCACCGTGCCCTTCGAGTCGGCCCACAAGTTCTCCGCGACGCTGGACGACGTCGCCTCCGGGGAGCGCCGGATCCACGTGCTGGGGGCCCCAGACCGGCTGCTCGACCGTTCGACCACGCAGTTGGGCGGCGGAGGCTCCACCGAGACGCTCGACCGCGGCTTCTGGGACGCCGGCATCGACGAGCTGTCGGAGCAGGGCCTGCGCGTCCTGGCCGCGGCCTCGCGCCCGGCCGACGGCGTCGAGGACTTGGCGCTCGACGACCTCGACACGGGGCTGACCTTCCTCGGACTCGTCGGCATCGTCGACCCGCCCCGACCCGAGGTGACAGACGCCATCGCGCTTGCCCACACCGCCGGCATCCGGGTGAAGATGATCACGGGTGACCACGCCGGCACGGCCGTCGCGATCTCGCGCGAGCTGGGCATCGCACCGGCCGAAGGCGACGTGAAGGCGCTCACCGGCGCGGAGCTCGAGGCCATGAGCGACGACGAACTCGCCGCCCAGGTCCGCGACGTCGACATCTACGCCCGCACGTCGCCCGAGCACAAGCTCCGCATCGTCAAGGCGCTGCAGACGCACGACGAGGTCGTCGCCATGACCGGCGACGGCGTCAACGATGCCCCGTCCATCACGCGCGCCGATGTCGGCGTCGCGATGGGCATCAAGGGCACGGAGGCCACCAAGGAGGCCGCCGACATCGTGCTGGCCGACGACAACTTCGCCACCATCGAGAGGGCTGTGGAGGAGGGGCGTCGGATCTACGACAACATCCGCAAGTCGGTGGTCTTCCTGCTGCCGACCAACGGCGGCCAGGGCCTCGTCATCCTCGTGGCCGTTCTGCTCGGCATGGCGCTGCCCCTGTCGCCGGTCCAGATCCTGTGGGTGAACCTCGTCACGGCGCTGACCCTGTCGCTGTCGCTGTCGAGCGAGCCCGCCGAGCCCGGCATCATGAGCCGCCCGCCGCGGTCCACCCAGGAACAGATCCTCTCTCCGAGGGCGCTGGCGCAGGTGCTGTGGTCGTCGGTCGCCATCGGCGGCGCCACGCTGCTGATGTTCATGCGCCAGAACGCCGTCGTCGACTACGACGTGGCCCAGACCGCCGCCGTCACCATGCTGGTCTTCGGCCAGATCGCCTTCCTGTTCAACTGCCGCTTCCTGAACACCTCGTCGCTGACGTGGCGGGTGCTCGTCGGCAACCGCGCGGTGTGGTTCTCGATCGCCGGGCTCATCGCCCTCCAGCTGATCTTCATCCATGCGCCGTTCATGAACACCTGGTTCGGCTCCTCCGAGCTCGGCTGGGCGCAGTGGGGCCCGATCCTCGGCCTGTCGGTCGGCGTGTTCCTGTTCAACGAGCTGGGCAAGTTCATCATCAACCGCGTCGGTCGGCGCTGA
- a CDS encoding YajQ family cyclic di-GMP-binding protein, translated as MASDSSFDVVSKVDRQEVDNALGQAAREVGQRFDFKNTDARIAWSGEAIEMQAVSEERVKAVLDVFQTKLIRRGVSLKALDAGDPRQSGKLWKITATTKQGIKTEDAKKISKLIRDEGPKGVKAQIQGEELRVSSKSRDDLQAVQKLITEQDYDFAVQFVNYR; from the coding sequence ATGGCTTCTGACAGCTCTTTCGACGTGGTGAGCAAGGTCGACCGACAGGAGGTCGACAACGCGCTCGGCCAGGCCGCGCGCGAGGTTGGCCAGCGCTTCGACTTCAAGAACACCGACGCGAGGATCGCCTGGTCGGGCGAGGCCATCGAGATGCAGGCCGTCTCTGAGGAGCGCGTCAAGGCCGTCCTGGACGTCTTCCAGACGAAACTGATCCGCCGCGGGGTCTCGCTCAAGGCTCTGGACGCCGGCGACCCGCGCCAGTCCGGCAAGCTGTGGAAGATCACGGCGACCACCAAGCAGGGCATCAAGACCGAGGACGCGAAGAAGATCTCGAAGCTGATCCGCGACGAGGGCCCTAAGGGCGTGAAGGCGCAGATCCAGGGCGAAGAGCTGCGCGTCTCCTCCAAGAGCCGCGATGACCTGCAGGCCGTCCAGAAGCTGATCACGGAGCAGGACTACGACTTCGCCGTCCAGTTCGTCAACTACCGCTGA
- a CDS encoding DeoD-type purine-nucleoside phosphorylase translates to MATPHISCEPGDIAPLVIMPGDPKRAERIARTRMDDARLVSDVRGIGAWTGTVDGVPMTAMASGMGVPSLSIYATELFTQYGVRRICRVGTCGGISSTVKVSDVIIASAAHTNSAVATIDLPGVTLSLAPSFDMLRGAVDQARAGGSSVHIGPVFTSDFFYSSRMDIVPALDRLGTLGVEMEAAGLYACAAANGGEALAVMTVSDHLGDGSGDLSAEDRETLFQTALEAAIAGLKA, encoded by the coding sequence ATGGCCACCCCGCACATCTCCTGCGAGCCCGGCGACATCGCACCGCTCGTCATCATGCCCGGCGACCCGAAGCGTGCCGAGCGCATCGCCAGGACGCGCATGGACGACGCCCGCCTCGTCTCCGACGTCCGGGGCATCGGCGCCTGGACCGGCACCGTCGACGGCGTACCCATGACCGCCATGGCTTCCGGCATGGGTGTTCCCTCGCTGTCGATCTACGCCACAGAGCTCTTCACGCAGTACGGCGTGCGGCGGATCTGCCGCGTCGGCACTTGCGGTGGCATCTCGTCGACGGTGAAGGTGTCCGACGTCATCATCGCGTCGGCCGCGCACACGAACTCCGCGGTCGCGACCATCGACCTGCCGGGCGTGACCCTGTCCCTGGCCCCGAGCTTCGACATGCTGCGCGGCGCCGTCGACCAGGCGCGGGCCGGCGGGTCGAGCGTCCACATCGGGCCGGTCTTCACCAGCGACTTCTTCTACAGTTCCCGCATGGACATCGTGCCCGCTCTCGACAGGCTCGGCACCCTTGGCGTCGAGATGGAGGCCGCTGGCCTGTACGCCTGCGCCGCGGCCAACGGGGGAGAGGCGCTGGCGGTCATGACCGTGTCCGACCACCTGGGGGACGGGTCCGGGGACCTGAGCGCCGAGGATCGCGAGACCCTGTTCCAGACAGCCCTTGAGGCCGCGATCGCCGGCCTGAAGGCGTAG